The Coleofasciculus chthonoplastes PCC 7420 region TGCGAATTGAACCGGAAGTTGGAGGAAATTCTCGAATTACTGAGGATGATTATATTGAAGGCGCACCAGAGTTAATTGTTGAAGTAGCGGCTTCGAGTGCGTCTTATGATTTAAACGATAAACTGAATGCCTATCGTCGCAATGGCGTCCAAGAATATATTGTCTGGCAAAGTTATGAAAATCGTATTGATTGGTTTCGCTTAGAAGCAGGACGATATATTTCCCTAGAACCCGATGAAGCGGGAATTATTCGTTCTCGTGTTTTTCCGGGATTATGGTTAGCGGTAAATGCGTTGCGTGAGGGGAATTTAGCTGAAGTTTTAGCCGTTTTGCAGCAGGGAATACAAACAGCAGAACATCAGGCATTTGTCCAGGGTTTAAATTCGCAGGCGTAGCGATTATGTAGGGGCACCATCCTTGCGCCCAGAATTGTTTTGCGCCCAGAATTGTTTTGCGCCCAGAATTGTTGAAAGCTACGCCATTAAACCGAGGGCGACCCGATCCAATTAAGTGGAATAGTGTTGTCCATTGATGCAAGCGGGTCGCCCCTACAGTTCGTTCCTTTATCCTATTTGAATCCCGCGCCATAGCCATCGTGTAGGAACGGGTTTAGGGTTAAACCTTGAATCAACACTGCTAAGCTATGTTCAAAACCCGCCCTTAATCCTTGGCATCTCACCCCTCACCCTTATGCCAAACATTATTTATAACCTTCATCACTCAACGCTCAAATAAACGTAACCGTTAGCGATTACAGTTAGAGCGTGTCAGATGTCAGTCCGTCCCACGGTTTCTCCTCCTCCCCTAGAAAATGCCGATCGCTCTTCCTGGGTGGGGGAGATCGCTTGATACAATCATGGGGTCGGTTGAGTCATTCATAACGATGTCTTCACAGCCCTTACCATTAACCTCTGTGTTCGCACCCGCTCAACATTTGCCACCGTTAGAAAATGGCGATCGCTTAACCTCCCGTGAATTCGAGCGTCGTTACAACGCTATGCCAGAACTAAAAAAAGCTGAACTGATAGAAGGGATAGTGTACATGGCATCGCCCCTACGCTTTCAACCTCATGCTCAACTCCACGGACGTTTAATCACCTGGCTGGGAGTTTATCAAGCTGCTACACCCCAAGTACAAATGGGAATTGAACCCACTCTCCGTTTGGATAGGGACAACCAACCGCAACCCGATGGCGTATTGCTGATTAATCCAGAAAGTGGGGGCAACTCTACTCTAAGTGAAGATGGATACTTGGCAGGAGCGCCAGAATTATTAGTAGAAATAGCGGCTAGTAGTGCGGCGATTGATCTGGGAGATAAGAAGCGTGCTTATCGGCGCAATAGTGTACAGGAATACATTGTTTGGCAAGTCTTTGAACAAAAAATTGATTGGTTTAGTTTCAACGATGGTGATTATATTTCCTTGTTACCAGATCCTGAGGGACTGATTTGCTCTCAAGTATTTCCCGGATTGTGGCTGGATGCGCCAGGGATGCTCCAAGGGGATCTGCAACGGGTTTTGCTTTCCTTGCAATCAGGAATCAATTCTCCAGAGCATCAAGCCTTTGTCCAACAGTTAATCGCACGGCAACGACAACATGGGAATGTTCCTTAGAACCCGATGAAGCGGGGATTATTCGCTCTCGTATTTTTCCGGGATTATGGTTAGCGGTGAATGCCTTGCGTGAGGGGAATTTAGCTGAGGTTTTGGCAGTATTGCAGCCGGGAATACAAACAGCAGAACATCAGGCATTTGTCCAGCGTTTAAATCCCCAGGCGTAATCTTAATGTAGGGGCACCATCCTTGCGCCCAGAATCGTTTAAAGCTACGCTATTAAGCTGAGGGCGACCCGATCCAATTGAGTAGAATAGGGTTGTCCATTGATGCGGTGCGGGTCGCCCCTACAGTTCATAAAATCCCTCGCCATAACCATCGTGTAGGGGCGGGTTTAGGGTTAAACCTTGAATCAACACCGCTAACCTATGTTCAAAACCCGCCCTTAATCATTGGTATCTCACTGATCTGTAAAACCCGCCCGTACAGTTCATTAAATTCCTCTCCCTTGGCGTATTTCGTCCCTCACCGTTCCCTGTTCCCTGCTTAATAATTATTGCCGCAATTTTTTCAGTGTTTTGATCACTTCCTGAGATGACTTCATATCCCCTTGCTCATAAAACACTTTCGCGGCTGTCTGAAAATCGGCA contains the following coding sequences:
- a CDS encoding Uma2 family endonuclease is translated as MSISPTVSPPPLESGDRLTRIEYERRYQQMPEKTKAELIEGVVYVASPVRANRHGRPHAKIITWLGMYGVATPGVDVQDNTTVRLDTDNEPQPDALLRIEPEVGGNSRITEDDYIEGAPELIVEVAASSASYDLNDKLNAYRRNGVQEYIVWQSYENRIDWFRLEAGRYISLEPDEAGIIRSRVFPGLWLAVNALREGNLAEVLAVLQQGIQTAEHQAFVQGLNSQA
- a CDS encoding Uma2 family endonuclease; its protein translation is MSSQPLPLTSVFAPAQHLPPLENGDRLTSREFERRYNAMPELKKAELIEGIVYMASPLRFQPHAQLHGRLITWLGVYQAATPQVQMGIEPTLRLDRDNQPQPDGVLLINPESGGNSTLSEDGYLAGAPELLVEIAASSAAIDLGDKKRAYRRNSVQEYIVWQVFEQKIDWFSFNDGDYISLLPDPEGLICSQVFPGLWLDAPGMLQGDLQRVLLSLQSGINSPEHQAFVQQLIARQRQHGNVP